A region of Vitis riparia cultivar Riparia Gloire de Montpellier isolate 1030 chromosome 1, EGFV_Vit.rip_1.0, whole genome shotgun sequence DNA encodes the following proteins:
- the LOC117921903 gene encoding binding partner of ACD11 1 isoform X2 — translation MSIRTVKVSNISLAVTERDIKEFFSFSGDIQYVEMQREAEKTQLAYVTFKNSQGADTAVLLTGATIADLSVSITPVDNYQLPPGALPPSPEEKLHTTNSAVKKGEDVVSTMLAKGFVLGKDAINKAKAFDEQHHLVSNASATVASIDRKMGLSEKLSIGTAVVNEKVKEMDERYQVFEKTKSALAIAEQKASIAGSAIMNNHYVATGASWVSSALSMVTKAAEDVSVMTREKVERAEEEKKEIIYREKMGFVNDYAQIHLDESPAGEPPIVPVDSVDDCKLGMI, via the exons ATGTCG ATAAGAACAGTTAAAGTTAGCAACATCTCCTTGGCTGTCACTGAGAGGGATATTAAagaattcttttctttctctggtGATATACAATATGTTGAAATGCAAAG GGAGGCTGAAAAGACTCAGCTTGCATATGTCACCTTCAAGAATTCACAGGGAGCAGACACAGCTGTGCTCCTGACG GGAGCCACCATAGCTGATCTTTCTGTCTCTATAACACCTGTTGACAATTATCAGCTGCCTCCTGGAGCTCTTCCACCTAGCCCG GAGGAAAAGCTGCACACTACCAATTCTGCTGTTAAGAAGGGTGAAGATGTGGTGAGCACCATGCTAGCCAAGGGCTTTGTTTTGGGAAAGGATGCTATCAACAAGGCAAAAGCCTTTGATGAGCAGCATCACCTGGTCTCAAATGCCTCTGCTACAGTTGCTTCCATCGACCGTAAGATGGGTCTGAGTGAGAAGCTAAGCATTGGAACAGCTGTGGTCAATGAGAAGGTTAAAGAGATGGATGAGCGATATCAAGTGTTTGAAAAGACAAAGTCTGCCCTTGCAATTGCAGAGCAGAAGGCAAGCATTGCAGGATCTGCTATCATGAATAACCATTATGTAGCCACAGGGGCTTCTTGGGTTTCAAGCGCATTAAGCATGGTTACAAAGGCAGCTGAGGATGTGAGTGTGATGACCAGGGAGAAGGTTGAAAGGGCCGAGGAGGAAAAAAAGGAGATCATTTACAGGGAAAAGATGGGCTTTGTTAACGATTACGCACAGATTCATCTTGATGAATCACCCGCTGGTGAGCCTCCAATAGTTCCTGTTGATTCAGTTGATGACTGTAAGCTTGGAATGATATGA
- the LOC117921903 gene encoding binding partner of ACD11 1 isoform X1 — translation MSVQVDHIDPRIGVDPQSAFTPNWTITVSDIRTVKVSNISLAVTERDIKEFFSFSGDIQYVEMQREAEKTQLAYVTFKNSQGADTAVLLTGATIADLSVSITPVDNYQLPPGALPPSPEEKLHTTNSAVKKGEDVVSTMLAKGFVLGKDAINKAKAFDEQHHLVSNASATVASIDRKMGLSEKLSIGTAVVNEKVKEMDERYQVFEKTKSALAIAEQKASIAGSAIMNNHYVATGASWVSSALSMVTKAAEDVSVMTREKVERAEEEKKEIIYREKMGFVNDYAQIHLDESPAGEPPIVPVDSVDDCKLGMI, via the exons ATGTCG GTCCAAGTGGACCATATTGATCCAAGGATTGGAGTGGATCCCCAGTCGGCCTTTACACCAAACTGGACAATTACTGTTTCAGAT ATAAGAACAGTTAAAGTTAGCAACATCTCCTTGGCTGTCACTGAGAGGGATATTAAagaattcttttctttctctggtGATATACAATATGTTGAAATGCAAAG GGAGGCTGAAAAGACTCAGCTTGCATATGTCACCTTCAAGAATTCACAGGGAGCAGACACAGCTGTGCTCCTGACG GGAGCCACCATAGCTGATCTTTCTGTCTCTATAACACCTGTTGACAATTATCAGCTGCCTCCTGGAGCTCTTCCACCTAGCCCG GAGGAAAAGCTGCACACTACCAATTCTGCTGTTAAGAAGGGTGAAGATGTGGTGAGCACCATGCTAGCCAAGGGCTTTGTTTTGGGAAAGGATGCTATCAACAAGGCAAAAGCCTTTGATGAGCAGCATCACCTGGTCTCAAATGCCTCTGCTACAGTTGCTTCCATCGACCGTAAGATGGGTCTGAGTGAGAAGCTAAGCATTGGAACAGCTGTGGTCAATGAGAAGGTTAAAGAGATGGATGAGCGATATCAAGTGTTTGAAAAGACAAAGTCTGCCCTTGCAATTGCAGAGCAGAAGGCAAGCATTGCAGGATCTGCTATCATGAATAACCATTATGTAGCCACAGGGGCTTCTTGGGTTTCAAGCGCATTAAGCATGGTTACAAAGGCAGCTGAGGATGTGAGTGTGATGACCAGGGAGAAGGTTGAAAGGGCCGAGGAGGAAAAAAAGGAGATCATTTACAGGGAAAAGATGGGCTTTGTTAACGATTACGCACAGATTCATCTTGATGAATCACCCGCTGGTGAGCCTCCAATAGTTCCTGTTGATTCAGTTGATGACTGTAAGCTTGGAATGATATGA
- the LOC117921903 gene encoding binding partner of ACD11 1 isoform X3, which yields MSVQVDHIDPRIGVDPQSAFTPNWTITVSDIRTVKVSNISLAVTERDIKEFFSFSGDIQYVEMQREAEKTQLAYVTFKNSQGADTAVLLTEEKLHTTNSAVKKGEDVVSTMLAKGFVLGKDAINKAKAFDEQHHLVSNASATVASIDRKMGLSEKLSIGTAVVNEKVKEMDERYQVFEKTKSALAIAEQKASIAGSAIMNNHYVATGASWVSSALSMVTKAAEDVSVMTREKVERAEEEKKEIIYREKMGFVNDYAQIHLDESPAGEPPIVPVDSVDDCKLGMI from the exons ATGTCG GTCCAAGTGGACCATATTGATCCAAGGATTGGAGTGGATCCCCAGTCGGCCTTTACACCAAACTGGACAATTACTGTTTCAGAT ATAAGAACAGTTAAAGTTAGCAACATCTCCTTGGCTGTCACTGAGAGGGATATTAAagaattcttttctttctctggtGATATACAATATGTTGAAATGCAAAG GGAGGCTGAAAAGACTCAGCTTGCATATGTCACCTTCAAGAATTCACAGGGAGCAGACACAGCTGTGCTCCTGACG GAGGAAAAGCTGCACACTACCAATTCTGCTGTTAAGAAGGGTGAAGATGTGGTGAGCACCATGCTAGCCAAGGGCTTTGTTTTGGGAAAGGATGCTATCAACAAGGCAAAAGCCTTTGATGAGCAGCATCACCTGGTCTCAAATGCCTCTGCTACAGTTGCTTCCATCGACCGTAAGATGGGTCTGAGTGAGAAGCTAAGCATTGGAACAGCTGTGGTCAATGAGAAGGTTAAAGAGATGGATGAGCGATATCAAGTGTTTGAAAAGACAAAGTCTGCCCTTGCAATTGCAGAGCAGAAGGCAAGCATTGCAGGATCTGCTATCATGAATAACCATTATGTAGCCACAGGGGCTTCTTGGGTTTCAAGCGCATTAAGCATGGTTACAAAGGCAGCTGAGGATGTGAGTGTGATGACCAGGGAGAAGGTTGAAAGGGCCGAGGAGGAAAAAAAGGAGATCATTTACAGGGAAAAGATGGGCTTTGTTAACGATTACGCACAGATTCATCTTGATGAATCACCCGCTGGTGAGCCTCCAATAGTTCCTGTTGATTCAGTTGATGACTGTAAGCTTGGAATGATATGA